Proteins encoded by one window of Mus musculus strain C57BL/6J chromosome 10, GRCm38.p6 C57BL/6J:
- the Olfr792 gene encoding olfactory receptor 792, which translates to MKNRTSVSEFILLGLTNDPKLNILIFVFLFITYILSITGNLTIITLTLIDSHLKTPMYFFLRNFSFLEISFTTVSIPRFLVSIVTGDMTISYSSCLAQEFFFILLGATEFFLLTAMSYDRYVAICKPLHYTTIMSSRVCMQLIVSSWLAGFLIIFPPVIMGLQLDFCDSNIIDHFTCDSSPLLLISCTDTAFLELFAFFLAVLTLIVTLTLVILSYSFILRTILRIPSAEQRKKAFSTCSSHMIVVSISYGSCIFMYVKTSAKEGVTLTKGIAVLNTSVAPMLNPFIYTLRNKQVKEAFKTLIKKRFSNKI; encoded by the coding sequence atgaaaaatcgAACATCTGTGAGTGAGTTTATTCTTCTGGGATTGACAAATGACCCAAAGCTAAACattttgatttttgtatttttatttatcacTTATATTTTGAGCATTACTGGAAATCTGACCATTATTACCCTCACTCTGATAGATTCACACCTCAAGACACCCATGTACTTTTTTCTTCGAAATTTCTCATTCCTAGAAATCTCATTTACCACAGTTTCCATTCCTCGGTTCCTTGTGAGCATTGTAACTGGGGATATGACCATCTCCTATAGCTCTTGCCTGGCTCAGGAGTTCTTCTTCATACTCCTGGGTGCAACTGAATTTTTCCTTCTGACTGCTAtgtcctatgaccgctatgtggctatCTGTAAGCCCTTGCATTACACCACAATAATGAGCAGCAGGGTCTGCATGCAGCTTATTGTGAGCTCTTGGCTGGCTGGATTTCTCATCATCTTTCCACCTGTGATCATGGGCCTTCAACTGGATTTCTGTGACTCCAACATTATTGACCATTTCACCTGTGACTCCTCCCCCTTGCTGCTCATCTCTTGCACAGACACAGCCTTCCTAGAGCTCTTTGCATTCTTCCTGGCAGTATTAACCCTCATTGTAACCTTAACATTAGTGATTCTGTCCTATTCATTCATCCTTAGGACAATTCTAAGAATCCCCTCTGCTGAGCAAAGGAAAAAGGCCTTTTCTACCTGTTCCTCTCACAtgattgttgtgtccatttcCTATGGAAgctgtatatttatgtatgtcaAAACTTCAGCAAAGGAAGGAGTGACTTTGACTAAGGGTATAGCAGTGCTCAACACCTCTGTTGCCCCAATGCTGAATCCTTTCATTTACACACTtagaaacaaacaagtaaaagaagCATTTAAGACTTTGATCAAAAAACgtttttcaaacaaaatttaa
- the Olfr791 gene encoding olfactory receptor 791 has protein sequence MRNHSSITTFILLGLTDDPQLQVLLFIFLFLTYMLSVTGNLIIIILTLVDPHLKTPMYFFLRNFSFLEVSFTTVCIPRFLYSISSGDNTITYNACASQIFFVILFGATEFFLLAAMSYDRYVAICKPLHYMTIMNPRVCILLVITCWVSGLMIITPPLILGLQLDFCDSNAIDHFSCDAGPLLKISCSDTWVIEQMVILVAVFALIITLICVILSYTYIIRTILRFPSAQQRKKAFSTCSSHMIVVSITYGSCIFIYIKPSAKDEVAINKGVSVLTTSVAPLLNPFIYTLRNKQVKQAFSDSVKRITFISKS, from the coding sequence ATGAGAAACCACTCGTCAATAACAACCTTTATCCTTCTGGGACTAACAGATGACCCACAACTTCAAGTTCTGCTTTTTATCTTCCTATTTCTTACATACATGCTGAGTGTAACAGGAAACCTGATTATCATCATCCTTACGTTGGTGGATCCCCATCTTAAAAcacccatgtactttttcctcaGAAATTTTTCTTTCCTAGAAGTTTCCTTTACCACTGTCTGTATTCCTAGATTTCTATACAGTATATCAAGTGGAGACAATACCATCACCTATAATGCTTGTGCAAGtcaaatattttttgttattctcTTTGGAGCAACTGAATTTTTTCTCTTGGCAGCTATGTCCTATGATCGTTATGTGGCCATCTGTAAACCCCTTCATTATATGACCATCATGAACCCCAGGGTGTGTATCTTACTAGTCATCACATGTTGGGTGTCTGGCCTAATGATTATCACTCCACCTCTTATCTTGGGCCTCCAACTTGACTTCTGTGACTCCAATGCCATTGATCATTTCAGCTGTGATGCAGGTCCCCTTCTGAAGATCTCGTGCTCAGACACATGGGTAATAGAACAGATGGTTATACTTGTGGCTGTCTTTGCACTCATTATTACCCTAATCTGTGTGATTCTATCCTATACATACATCATCAgaacaattctgagattccctTCTGCACAGCAAAGAAAAAAGGCCTTTTCCACCTGCTCATCCCATATGATTGTGGTTTCTATCACCTACGGAAGCTGCATCTTCATCTACATCAAGCCATCGGCTAAGGATGAAGTGGCCATAAATAAAGGAGTTTCAGTCCTCACTACTTCTGTCGCACCTCTATTGAATCCCTTCATTTATACCTTAAGGAACAAGCAAGTGAAACAGGCTTTCAGTGACTCTGTAAAGAGAATTACATTTATATCAAAGAGCTAG